A region from the Saccharomonospora azurea NA-128 genome encodes:
- a CDS encoding undecaprenyl-diphosphate phosphatase, producing MGWFEALVLGLVQGLTEFLPVSSSAHIRLTAAFAGWDDPGAAFTAVTQIGTELAVLLYFSRKIGRILHRWFLSLTKREYRCDPDAKMGWLIIVGSIPIAVLGLLFEDDIESVFRDLRLTATTLIVFGLLLLVADRIGRKDRELDQLTVPHGLAYGFAQALALIPGVSRSGGTITGGLLLGYKRADAAEYAFLLAVPAVLASGVYKLTDIGEGDAPGVGPTLLATIVSFGVGYAVIAWLMSYIKKNSFLPFVIYRVALGVLVLVLVFTGVLDPDAGPVEAGAVEQPQ from the coding sequence ATGGGGTGGTTCGAAGCGCTCGTCCTCGGGCTGGTGCAGGGGCTCACGGAGTTCCTGCCGGTGTCCTCCAGCGCGCACATCCGGTTGACGGCGGCGTTCGCGGGGTGGGACGACCCCGGTGCCGCGTTCACCGCCGTCACGCAGATCGGCACCGAGCTCGCGGTGCTGCTGTACTTCAGCAGGAAGATCGGCCGGATCCTGCACCGCTGGTTCCTGTCGCTGACCAAGCGGGAGTACCGCTGCGACCCGGACGCGAAGATGGGCTGGCTCATCATCGTCGGCTCCATCCCGATCGCGGTGCTGGGCCTGCTGTTCGAGGACGACATCGAGAGCGTGTTCCGGGATCTGCGGCTGACGGCCACCACGCTCATCGTGTTCGGCCTGCTGTTGCTGGTCGCCGACCGGATCGGCCGCAAGGACCGCGAACTCGACCAGCTCACCGTGCCCCACGGTCTCGCCTACGGTTTCGCGCAGGCGCTGGCGCTCATCCCCGGAGTGTCACGGTCGGGCGGCACGATCACGGGTGGTCTGCTCCTCGGCTACAAGCGCGCCGACGCCGCGGAGTACGCGTTCCTGCTGGCGGTGCCCGCGGTGCTCGCCTCGGGTGTCTACAAGCTCACCGACATCGGTGAGGGAGACGCGCCCGGAGTGGGGCCGACCCTGCTGGCCACGATCGTGTCGTTCGGCGTCGGGTACGCCGTGATCGCGTGGCTGATGTCGTACATCAAGAAGAACAGCTTCCTTCCCTTCGTGATCTACCGCGTCGCGCTGGGCGTGCTCGTGCTGGTGCTGGTGTTCACCGGCGTGCTCGACCCGGACGCGGGGCCGGTCGAGGCCGGTGCGGTGGAACAGCCGCAGTGA
- a CDS encoding LLM class F420-dependent oxidoreductase, producing MRLGLNLGYWGAGNDASNLVLAKEADALGYSVVWVAEAYGSDAPTVLSWIAAQTSSIDVGSAVLQIPARTPATTAMTAATLDTLSGGRFRLGLGVSGPQVSEGWHGVRFTAPLGRTREYVDIVRAALRREKVRYDGTHFRLPLPDGPGKALALTVHPARDHIPTYLAAIGPKNLELTGEIADGWLPVFFSPEHAATHLDHLSAGAAKAGRTLADLDIAPTVPLVPGEDWTVCADSVRAYAALYLGGMGSREKNFYNQLAVRMGYGDAAAEVQDRYLAKDYAGAMAAVPLEFLDATSLLGPVERIAERMTAFAEAGVTTLNVSPFVAPENGAATLRTALDAVERAGVA from the coding sequence ATGCGATTGGGGTTGAACCTCGGCTACTGGGGCGCGGGCAACGACGCGTCGAACCTGGTGCTGGCCAAGGAGGCCGACGCGCTCGGCTACTCGGTGGTGTGGGTCGCGGAGGCCTACGGTTCCGACGCGCCGACCGTGCTGTCGTGGATCGCCGCGCAGACGTCGTCGATCGACGTCGGCAGCGCGGTCCTGCAGATCCCGGCCCGGACCCCGGCCACGACGGCGATGACGGCCGCGACGTTGGACACGCTCTCCGGTGGCCGGTTCCGGTTGGGACTCGGCGTGTCGGGGCCGCAGGTGTCGGAGGGCTGGCACGGAGTGCGGTTCACCGCACCGCTGGGCCGGACCCGCGAATACGTCGACATCGTCCGCGCCGCGCTGCGCCGCGAGAAGGTCCGTTACGACGGCACGCACTTTCGGCTCCCGCTGCCCGACGGCCCGGGCAAGGCGCTCGCGTTGACGGTGCACCCGGCGCGGGACCACATCCCCACCTACCTCGCCGCCATCGGGCCCAAGAACCTGGAGCTCACCGGGGAGATCGCCGACGGCTGGCTCCCGGTGTTCTTCTCACCCGAGCACGCCGCCACCCATCTCGATCACCTGAGTGCGGGTGCCGCCAAGGCCGGTCGCACGCTCGCCGACCTCGACATCGCCCCCACCGTGCCGCTGGTGCCGGGTGAGGACTGGACCGTGTGCGCCGACTCGGTGCGCGCCTACGCGGCGCTGTACCTGGGCGGGATGGGCAGCCGCGAGAAGAACTTCTACAACCAGCTGGCGGTGCGCATGGGCTACGGCGACGCCGCCGCCGAGGTGCAGGACCGCTACCTGGCCAAGGACTACGCGGGCGCGATGGCGGCGGTGCCGCTGGAGTTCCTCGACGCGACGTCGCTGCTCGGGCCGGTCGAGCGGATCGCCGAGCGCATGACCGCGTTCGCCGAGGCGGGAGTGACCACGCTGAACGTGTCGCCGTTCGTGGCACCGGAGAACGGCGCCGCGACCCTGCGGACCGCCCTGGACGCCGTCGAGCGGGCGGGAGTCGCCTGA
- a CDS encoding YncE family protein, giving the protein MKTRTHLSTLGAVALAAVLAATLTACSGEGEVTDELQVVENPTAATAQPSPETGTEPAGSVIPLDGDVTAMTAVPDSGVVAVAVTDPARVLLYDGDALDRPGTEPTVVEVPGPVENLTAAGDELLAPVPSENTLARITLDGNVELTPTAGGPTGAAVHGEDTLVSLRERKGVGVLDGDRLGPVVEGGLNSADDVVVAEDRPVVLDRVRSAVFEVDVDGGDVGAGLRAGQGATNVVTDDYGRVFVSDTRSGGILAFSVDPLLLRQLYPVPGGVYGMAYDSERDVLWATLTARNEVVGFDVRGGELQEQYRYPTVRQPDSVTVDSGTSRVVVGSASGEGIQVIAP; this is encoded by the coding sequence ATGAAGACCCGCACGCACCTGTCCACCCTGGGCGCCGTGGCGCTCGCGGCCGTGCTGGCGGCCACCCTCACGGCCTGCTCCGGTGAGGGAGAGGTCACCGACGAGCTCCAGGTGGTGGAGAACCCCACCGCCGCGACCGCACAGCCCTCCCCCGAGACCGGCACCGAGCCCGCGGGATCGGTGATCCCGCTCGACGGTGACGTCACCGCCATGACGGCGGTCCCGGACAGCGGTGTGGTCGCGGTCGCCGTCACCGACCCGGCCCGCGTGCTGCTCTACGACGGCGACGCCCTCGACCGGCCCGGCACCGAGCCCACGGTCGTCGAGGTGCCCGGCCCGGTCGAGAACCTCACGGCGGCAGGCGACGAGCTGCTGGCCCCGGTGCCGTCGGAGAACACGCTCGCGCGCATCACCCTCGACGGGAACGTCGAGCTCACGCCCACCGCGGGAGGTCCCACCGGCGCCGCCGTCCACGGCGAGGACACGCTGGTCAGCCTGCGCGAACGCAAGGGCGTCGGGGTGCTCGACGGCGACCGCCTCGGCCCCGTCGTCGAGGGCGGCCTCAACAGCGCCGACGACGTGGTGGTAGCCGAAGACCGGCCGGTCGTGCTCGACCGCGTGCGCAGCGCCGTGTTCGAGGTGGACGTCGACGGCGGCGACGTCGGCGCGGGGCTGCGAGCCGGGCAGGGAGCCACGAACGTGGTCACCGACGACTACGGCCGCGTGTTCGTCAGCGACACCCGCAGCGGCGGAATCCTGGCGTTCTCCGTCGACCCGCTGCTGCTGCGGCAGCTCTACCCCGTGCCCGGCGGCGTCTACGGCATGGCCTACGACTCCGAGCGGGACGTGCTGTGGGCCACCCTGACCGCCCGCAACGAGGTCGTCGGCTTCGACGTCCGCGGCGGGGAGCTGCAGGAGCAGTACCGCTACCCCACCGTTCGACAGCCCGATTCGGTTACCGTCGACTCAGGGACGTCCCGGGTCGTGGTGGGCTCGGCGAGCGGGGAAGGGATCCAGGTGATCGCTCCATGA
- a CDS encoding L-threonylcarbamoyladenylate synthase, with product MARYVDVHPVNPQPRAIAQTVRVLRSDGVVVYPTDSCFALGCVLGNKQGMDRIRSIRKLDERHHFTLVCRDFAQLAQFVHLDNAAFRAIKAAVPGRYTFILPATKEVPRQLAHPKKKTVGVRIPDHAVAQALVTELGEPIVSSTLLLPGEEDPLTQGWEIKERLDGVVDVVLDSDDCGIEPTTVVDFSEGAPEIVREGAGDPERFR from the coding sequence GTGGCGAGGTATGTGGACGTACACCCGGTGAATCCGCAACCGCGAGCGATCGCGCAGACGGTGCGAGTCCTGCGGTCCGACGGTGTGGTGGTCTACCCCACCGACTCGTGTTTCGCGCTCGGCTGCGTGCTCGGCAACAAGCAGGGTATGGACCGCATCCGCAGCATCCGCAAACTGGACGAACGGCACCACTTCACGCTCGTGTGCCGGGACTTCGCGCAGCTCGCGCAGTTCGTCCACCTCGACAACGCGGCCTTCCGGGCCATCAAGGCGGCCGTTCCCGGCCGCTACACTTTCATCCTGCCCGCCACCAAGGAAGTGCCGCGCCAGCTCGCGCACCCGAAGAAGAAGACCGTCGGTGTGCGGATCCCGGACCACGCCGTCGCCCAGGCTCTCGTGACGGAGCTCGGTGAGCCCATCGTGTCGAGCACTCTGCTTTTGCCCGGCGAGGAAGACCCTCTGACGCAGGGCTGGGAGATCAAGGAACGGCTCGACGGGGTGGTGGACGTCGTCCTCGACTCCGACGACTGCGGCATCGAGCCCACCACCGTGGTCGACTTCTCGGAGGGGGCACCGGAGATCGTGCGCGAGGGCGCGGGCGATCCCGAGCGGTTCCGCTGA
- the cysC gene encoding adenylyl-sulfate kinase, whose product MSPSPAVALDKGTTVWLTGLSGAGKSTVACTIAEAVRTSVEVDVLDGDELRKTISAELGFSADDRHRHGVRVGYVAELLSRHRVLTLVPVIAPYTRTREAVRAHHERQGTPFVEVHVSTPLTECARRDPKGLYARADAGEIRGLTGVDDTYEPPASPDLRVDTTTVTAQQAAESVLTLLRHRGLLSTLHTPVGG is encoded by the coding sequence ATGTCCCCCAGTCCGGCCGTCGCACTCGACAAGGGCACCACCGTATGGCTGACCGGTTTGTCCGGGGCAGGCAAGTCGACGGTGGCGTGCACCATCGCCGAGGCGGTGCGCACCAGTGTCGAGGTGGACGTGCTGGACGGCGACGAGCTGCGGAAGACGATTTCCGCCGAGCTCGGGTTCTCCGCCGACGACCGGCACCGGCACGGCGTCCGCGTCGGCTACGTCGCCGAGCTGCTGTCCCGGCACCGCGTGCTGACGCTCGTGCCCGTGATCGCGCCGTACACGCGGACCCGGGAGGCGGTGCGAGCCCACCACGAGCGACAGGGCACCCCCTTCGTGGAGGTGCACGTCAGCACCCCGCTCACCGAATGCGCCCGACGTGACCCGAAGGGCCTCTACGCCCGCGCGGACGCCGGCGAGATCCGAGGACTCACCGGCGTCGACGACACCTACGAACCGCCCGCGTCACCGGACCTGCGCGTGGACACCACCACGGTGACGGCCCAGCAGGCGGCGGAGTCGGTACTCACACTGTTACGCCACCGTGGCCTTCTGTCCACATTGCACACCCCTGTCGGGGGTTAG
- a CDS encoding helix-turn-helix transcriptional regulator: MRQDMPTRLLRLLSLLQTRREWSGAELAERLGVTARTVRRDIDRLRALDYPVDSAPGTAGGYRLTSGASLPPLLLDDDEVVAVALGLVTAGGAGVSGIADSAVRALAKLERGLPARLRPRLAAVGGTSVAVPAAEVPAVDPVVLGVLAACCRDQEIVTFDYRGRAAADSARRVEPHHLVTVRGHWYLVAHDLDRDDWRSFRVDRLTDPRSTRRRFTPRPLPAPDPAAYLARSFASAEYRHRARLAVSLPADELRRRLFTNVPGEIESVDPGRCTVRLSAESAELVALYASMITALDAEVTVLESSPDVKRRLRAARRRLPE, encoded by the coding sequence ATGCGCCAGGACATGCCCACCCGCCTTCTGCGGCTGCTGTCCCTGCTGCAGACGCGGCGGGAGTGGTCGGGTGCCGAACTCGCCGAGCGGCTCGGCGTCACCGCCCGCACCGTGCGCCGCGACATCGACCGGCTGCGCGCGCTGGACTATCCGGTGGACAGCGCTCCGGGCACCGCCGGGGGCTACCGGTTGACCTCGGGCGCGAGCCTTCCCCCGCTGCTGCTGGACGACGACGAGGTCGTCGCCGTGGCGCTCGGGTTGGTGACAGCCGGTGGGGCCGGTGTCAGCGGGATCGCCGACAGCGCGGTGCGGGCCCTCGCGAAGCTGGAACGCGGTCTCCCGGCGCGGTTGCGGCCACGGCTCGCCGCCGTCGGTGGCACCAGCGTGGCAGTGCCTGCCGCCGAGGTCCCGGCGGTGGACCCGGTGGTCCTCGGCGTCCTCGCCGCCTGCTGCCGCGACCAGGAGATCGTCACGTTCGACTACCGCGGTCGCGCAGCCGCCGACAGCGCGCGGCGCGTCGAACCACACCACCTCGTCACGGTGCGAGGGCACTGGTATCTCGTCGCCCACGACCTGGATCGCGACGACTGGCGTTCCTTCCGCGTCGACCGCCTCACCGACCCGAGGTCCACGCGCCGCCGCTTCACCCCGCGCCCGCTGCCCGCGCCGGACCCGGCGGCGTACCTGGCTCGGTCCTTCGCCTCGGCGGAGTACCGGCACCGAGCGCGGTTGGCGGTGTCCCTGCCCGCCGACGAACTGCGGCGCCGGCTGTTCACGAACGTTCCCGGTGAGATCGAGTCGGTCGACCCCGGGCGGTGCACCGTGCGGCTCAGCGCGGAGTCGGCCGAGCTGGTCGCCCTCTACGCGTCGATGATCACGGCGTTGGATGCCGAGGTGACGGTGCTGGAGTCCTCCCCCGACGTCAAGCGACGGCTTCGCGCGGCACGACGCAGACTGCCGGAATGA
- a CDS encoding DUF5703 family protein codes for MRNAEAVVDGEWEYRRVQLPPGISRISAAVQLSIQAEFSGWELSNVRLFSDGTRKVWLRRRRSLAAAGPLPGLSL; via the coding sequence ATGAGGAACGCGGAAGCGGTGGTCGACGGCGAGTGGGAATACCGCCGGGTGCAGTTGCCCCCCGGCATCTCCCGAATCTCCGCGGCCGTGCAACTGTCGATCCAGGCCGAGTTCTCGGGCTGGGAGCTGTCCAACGTCAGGTTGTTCTCCGACGGCACACGCAAGGTGTGGTTGCGCAGGCGGCGTTCGCTGGCCGCCGCGGGGCCATTGCCCGGCCTCAGTCTCTGA
- a CDS encoding M3 family metallopeptidase, with amino-acid sequence MTTVDNPLLTASELPYELPPFDRISSEHFLPAFEAGMAEQAAEVRAIADNPEPPTFDNTIVALERSGELLDRVAEVFFNLNASHTDDTLRAVHAEIAPKLAAHSDAIHLDAALFARVERLYEDRDSLGLDEESAWLLRRYHLDFVRAGAALGEAEKARLRELNTELSSLATRFQDNLLADTNDLAVLVTDRAELAGLSEATIAAAAEAATARDEDGKYLLSLSLPTAQPLLSSLENRSVRERLFRASVARGNRGGEHDNKAVLLRIARLRAERAALLGYPHHAAYAIEDQTAGTAQAATDLLHRLAPVAVANARAEAAELTEEIARSGEDHPLEPWDWAFYAERVRRRRFDVDGAELRPYFELDRVLKDGVFHAATKLYGVTFTERHDLPTYHPDVRVFEVFDADGSPLGLFLGDYYARESKRGGAWMNSYRVPSRLLDRKPVVVNNLNITKPPQGEPTLLSFDEVETTFHEFGHALHELLSDTRYPTFAGTNVPRDFVEFPSQVNEMWVLWPEVLANYARHYRTGEPLPQRLVEKLQESRSYGEGFATTEYLAASLLDLAWHTLDADTTVDDVAAFQAQALEKAGVAVPEVPPRYASTYFAHIFCNGYSAGYYSYIWSEVLDADTVEWFRENGGLTRANGDHFRRKLLSRGGSTDPMAAFRAFRGRDPEIEPLLKRRGLAGA; translated from the coding sequence GTGACGACTGTGGACAACCCGCTGTTGACGGCGAGTGAGCTGCCGTACGAGCTGCCGCCGTTCGACCGCATCTCGAGCGAGCACTTCCTGCCCGCGTTCGAGGCGGGCATGGCCGAGCAGGCCGCCGAGGTGCGGGCCATCGCCGACAACCCGGAGCCGCCGACGTTCGACAACACGATCGTTGCTCTGGAGCGTTCCGGTGAGCTGCTCGACCGGGTGGCGGAGGTGTTCTTCAACCTCAACGCCTCCCACACCGACGACACGCTGCGGGCCGTGCACGCCGAGATCGCGCCGAAACTGGCCGCGCACTCGGACGCCATCCACCTCGACGCGGCGTTGTTCGCGCGGGTCGAGCGCCTGTACGAGGACCGGGACTCGCTCGGGCTGGACGAGGAGTCGGCGTGGCTGCTGCGGCGCTACCACCTGGACTTCGTGCGCGCCGGTGCGGCGCTGGGGGAGGCCGAGAAGGCGCGCCTGCGTGAGCTGAACACCGAGTTGTCGTCGCTGGCGACCCGGTTCCAGGACAACCTGCTGGCCGACACGAACGACCTCGCGGTGCTGGTGACCGACCGGGCCGAGCTGGCCGGTCTGTCGGAGGCGACGATCGCGGCGGCGGCCGAGGCGGCCACGGCGCGGGACGAGGACGGCAAGTACCTGCTGAGCCTGTCGTTGCCGACGGCGCAGCCGCTGCTGTCGTCGCTGGAGAACCGCAGCGTGCGCGAGCGTCTCTTCCGGGCGTCGGTCGCGCGCGGCAACCGCGGCGGCGAGCACGACAACAAGGCCGTGTTGCTGCGGATCGCGCGGCTGCGGGCCGAGCGGGCCGCGTTGCTGGGGTACCCGCACCACGCGGCGTACGCGATCGAGGACCAGACGGCGGGCACCGCGCAGGCGGCCACCGACCTGCTGCACCGGCTCGCGCCGGTGGCCGTCGCGAACGCGCGCGCCGAGGCGGCGGAGCTGACCGAGGAGATCGCGCGTTCCGGTGAGGACCACCCGCTGGAGCCGTGGGACTGGGCGTTCTACGCCGAGCGGGTGCGTCGTCGCCGGTTCGACGTCGACGGCGCCGAGTTGCGCCCGTACTTCGAGCTCGACCGGGTGCTGAAGGACGGCGTCTTCCACGCGGCGACGAAGCTGTACGGGGTGACGTTCACCGAGCGCCACGACCTGCCGACCTACCACCCGGACGTGCGGGTGTTCGAGGTGTTCGACGCCGACGGCAGCCCGCTGGGACTGTTCCTCGGCGACTACTACGCGCGCGAGTCGAAGCGCGGTGGCGCGTGGATGAACTCCTACCGGGTGCCGTCGCGGCTGCTCGACCGCAAGCCCGTGGTGGTGAACAACCTCAACATCACCAAGCCGCCGCAGGGCGAGCCGACGCTGCTGTCCTTCGACGAGGTGGAGACGACGTTCCACGAGTTCGGGCACGCGTTGCACGAGCTGTTGTCGGACACGCGGTACCCGACGTTCGCGGGCACGAACGTGCCCCGGGACTTCGTGGAGTTCCCGTCGCAGGTCAACGAGATGTGGGTGTTGTGGCCGGAGGTGCTGGCCAACTATGCCCGCCACTACCGCACGGGTGAGCCGTTGCCGCAGCGGCTGGTGGAGAAGCTGCAGGAGTCCCGCTCATACGGCGAGGGTTTCGCGACCACCGAGTACCTGGCGGCGTCCCTGCTCGACCTGGCGTGGCACACGCTGGACGCGGACACCACGGTCGACGATGTGGCCGCGTTCCAGGCGCAGGCGTTGGAGAAGGCCGGGGTGGCGGTGCCGGAGGTGCCGCCGCGCTACGCCAGCACGTACTTCGCGCACATCTTCTGCAACGGCTACTCGGCGGGTTACTACTCCTACATCTGGAGCGAGGTCCTCGACGCCGACACGGTGGAGTGGTTCCGCGAGAACGGCGGTCTCACGCGCGCGAACGGTGACCATTTCCGGCGGAAGCTGCTGTCGCGCGGCGGGAGCACGGACCCGATGGCGGCGTTCCGGGCGTTCCGGGGCCGTGATCCGGAGATCGAGCCGCTGCTGAAGCGCCGGGGACTCGCGGGAGCGTGA
- a CDS encoding histidine phosphatase family protein: MATVILLRHGRSTANTAGVLAGRTAGVALDEVGRAQAERLVSRLADVPLAAVVTSPLLRCRQTVAPLVKATGLTPRTDARLSEVDYGEWSGRPLKELAKQPLWKVVQSQPSAAVFPGGEGLAHMQVRAVTGLRAHDARVTAEHGEHAVWVACTHGDVIKAVLADALGQHLDLFQRTVVDPASVSVIRYTDTRSFVLRMNDCGGELSGIVPPKPKRRRRSGGLSSDAVVGGSTGRKDRE, from the coding sequence GTGGCTACTGTGATCCTGCTCCGGCACGGCAGGTCGACGGCGAACACGGCGGGTGTCCTGGCCGGACGCACCGCCGGGGTCGCCCTGGACGAGGTCGGTCGCGCGCAGGCCGAACGCCTGGTGTCGCGGCTGGCGGACGTGCCGCTGGCCGCCGTGGTGACGTCCCCGCTGCTGCGCTGCCGGCAGACGGTGGCCCCGCTGGTCAAGGCCACCGGGCTGACCCCGCGCACCGACGCGCGACTGTCCGAGGTCGACTACGGCGAGTGGTCGGGCCGGCCGTTGAAGGAACTGGCCAAGCAGCCACTGTGGAAGGTGGTGCAGTCGCAGCCGTCGGCGGCCGTGTTCCCCGGTGGAGAGGGTCTCGCCCACATGCAGGTGCGGGCCGTGACCGGGCTGCGCGCGCACGACGCGCGCGTCACCGCCGAGCACGGTGAGCACGCGGTGTGGGTGGCGTGCACCCACGGCGATGTGATCAAGGCGGTGCTGGCCGACGCGCTGGGCCAGCACCTCGACCTGTTTCAGCGCACGGTGGTCGACCCGGCGTCGGTGTCGGTGATCCGCTACACCGACACCCGGTCGTTCGTGCTGCGCATGAACGACTGCGGGGGCGAGCTGAGCGGGATCGTGCCGCCGAAGCCGAAGCGGCGGCGCCGGAGTGGCGGGCTGTCCTCCGACGCGGTGGTCGGTGGGTCGACTGGACGAAAGGACCGAGAGTGA
- a CDS encoding aldo/keto reductase — protein MESRQLGTSGLRVSRIGLGTLSWSTSTDAEDAANQLAAFVDAGGTLVDTADIYGDGEVERLLGSLLGHLVPRDQVVLATKAVARRADGPFGGGASRGALLAALDGSLRRLGVDHLDLWQLHAWDSAVPLDETLSALEYALRSGKVRYVGVCNYTGWQLATAAASLAEGRIVSIQSEYSLLERGIEREVVPAAAHHGVGVLPWAPLGRGVLTGKYRTGTPADSRGASTTYAGYVEQHRTERAARIVEAVVTAADGLGVSPLAVALAWVRDRPGVVAPLVGARDKTQLAGSLAAESLTLPAAIKAALDDVSAIEFGYPERWPA, from the coding sequence ATGGAAAGCCGTCAGCTCGGCACCTCCGGCCTGCGGGTGTCCCGGATAGGGCTCGGCACCTTGTCCTGGTCGACCAGCACCGACGCCGAGGACGCCGCCAACCAGCTCGCCGCGTTCGTCGACGCGGGCGGCACGCTCGTCGACACCGCTGACATCTACGGCGACGGAGAGGTCGAACGCCTGCTGGGATCGCTGCTGGGCCATCTGGTGCCCCGCGATCAGGTGGTGCTCGCCACCAAGGCCGTGGCGCGCCGCGCCGACGGGCCGTTCGGTGGTGGCGCCTCGCGGGGTGCGTTGCTGGCGGCGCTGGACGGCTCGCTGCGCAGGCTCGGCGTCGACCACCTGGACCTGTGGCAGCTGCACGCGTGGGACTCGGCCGTGCCGCTCGACGAGACACTGTCCGCCCTGGAGTACGCGCTGCGCAGCGGCAAGGTCCGCTACGTCGGTGTGTGCAACTACACGGGTTGGCAGCTCGCGACCGCCGCCGCCTCGCTCGCCGAGGGGCGGATCGTGTCGATCCAGTCCGAGTACTCGCTGCTGGAGCGCGGCATCGAGCGGGAAGTGGTGCCCGCCGCCGCTCACCACGGAGTGGGTGTGCTGCCGTGGGCGCCGCTCGGCCGCGGGGTGCTCACCGGCAAGTACCGCACGGGCACCCCGGCCGACTCCCGCGGCGCCTCCACCACCTACGCCGGCTACGTCGAGCAGCACCGCACCGAACGGGCGGCACGCATCGTGGAGGCGGTCGTGACCGCGGCGGACGGGCTCGGCGTGTCCCCGCTGGCCGTGGCGCTGGCGTGGGTGCGGGACCGGCCCGGCGTGGTCGCCCCTCTCGTCGGTGCCCGCGACAAGACCCAGCTGGCCGGGTCGCTGGCAGCCGAAAGCCTGACCCTACCCGCAGCGATCAAGGCCGCACTCGACGACGTCAGCGCGATCGAGTTCGGCTATCCGGAACGATGGCCCGCATGA
- a CDS encoding FAD-binding oxidoreductase, producing the protein MTDTILSVDALSTRLPGRMLTADSDGYDAERTGFQQWDAHRPAAIVAATSADDVREAVSVAAARRLPFAVQATGHGHTAPTEGLLISTRRMTGVRVDPATRTAWVEAGATWRHVVDAAAPHGLAPLSGSFPGVGAVSYTLGGGLGLLARRYGFASDHVRRFDVVTPDGRARQVTEHCEPDLFWALRGGGGHVGVVTGMEIALVPVTRLFGGSLLLDVTQAPDVLDAWRRWTGDVPDELTSAVTVLTYPDVPGLPESLRGRSIAHLLVAYCGSPDDGRALTRPLRTFGPVLADTLTDLPYTASGSIFDEPEEPHPYRGDNLVVRDLDPRALAGLTAVAGPDSPVFTVVGLRHLGGALARPPRVPSAVGHRQGSYLVSVLSPVAVGEETLVRGLHDDALAPFADAALGRRLGFAFRSLREDALRTAFDAGDYERLRGITRAVDPHRLLHTGHARG; encoded by the coding sequence ATGACCGACACCATCCTGTCCGTCGACGCGCTGTCGACCCGGCTTCCCGGCCGCATGCTCACCGCCGACTCGGACGGCTACGACGCCGAGCGGACCGGTTTCCAGCAGTGGGACGCGCATCGCCCCGCCGCGATCGTCGCCGCCACGAGCGCCGACGACGTGCGTGAGGCCGTCTCCGTCGCCGCCGCGCGCCGCCTGCCGTTCGCCGTGCAGGCCACCGGCCACGGGCACACCGCCCCGACCGAGGGGCTGCTGATCAGCACGCGCCGGATGACCGGCGTGCGGGTCGACCCCGCCACCCGCACGGCGTGGGTCGAGGCGGGCGCGACGTGGCGCCACGTCGTCGACGCCGCCGCACCGCACGGCCTCGCCCCGTTGTCCGGCAGTTTCCCGGGCGTGGGTGCCGTCTCCTACACCCTCGGCGGGGGACTGGGCCTGCTCGCCCGCCGCTACGGCTTCGCCTCCGACCACGTGAGGAGGTTCGACGTCGTCACCCCCGACGGGCGGGCGCGGCAGGTGACCGAGCACTGCGAGCCCGACCTGTTCTGGGCGTTGCGCGGCGGAGGCGGTCACGTCGGGGTCGTCACCGGCATGGAGATCGCCCTCGTCCCGGTGACGCGGCTCTTCGGCGGCAGTCTCCTCCTCGACGTCACGCAGGCCCCCGACGTCCTCGACGCCTGGCGGCGCTGGACCGGCGACGTCCCCGACGAGCTGACCTCGGCCGTGACCGTGCTGACCTACCCCGACGTCCCCGGGCTGCCGGAGTCGCTGCGGGGCCGCTCGATCGCCCACCTCCTCGTCGCCTACTGCGGCTCACCCGACGACGGGCGGGCGCTGACCCGCCCCCTGCGGACGTTCGGGCCGGTCCTCGCCGACACCCTGACCGACCTCCCGTACACGGCGTCGGGGTCGATCTTCGACGAACCCGAGGAGCCGCACCCGTACCGGGGCGACAACCTCGTCGTCCGCGACCTCGACCCGCGCGCACTGGCCGGGTTGACGGCCGTCGCCGGCCCGGACAGCCCGGTCTTCACCGTTGTGGGCCTGCGGCACCTGGGCGGGGCGCTCGCCCGACCACCCCGGGTTCCGAGCGCTGTGGGCCACCGCCAGGGCTCCTACCTGGTGTCGGTCCTCTCACCGGTCGCCGTGGGGGAGGAGACCCTGGTGCGCGGACTCCACGACGACGCGCTCGCCCCGTTCGCCGACGCGGCGCTCGGCCGACGGCTCGGGTTCGCGTTCCGGTCGTTGCGCGAGGACGCACTGCGGACCGCCTTCGACGCCGGGGACTACGAGCGGCTACGCGGCATCACCCGCGCCGTCGACCCGCACCGGCTCCTGCACACCGGCCACGCCCGGGGTTGA